From one Nocardioides scoriae genomic stretch:
- a CDS encoding ATP-binding cassette domain-containing protein — translation MIVARGLVQTFTTKRGRTRAEVRAVDGVDLDVREGEVVGFLGPNGAGKTTTLRMLTTLLRPTAGTARVAGFDVATQSQDVRRSIGYVSQAGGTYSMARAGDEVVDHGMLYGLSRTEATSRGRALFEQLDLPGLWQRTPKQMSGGQKRRLDIVMGLVHDPALIFLDEPTTGLDPQARANLWDHISRLRSERGATVFLTTHYLDEADALADRIMIIDRGRIVASDTAENLKAAVSGDLVTLEVADPERLADAATALATIAGSVEVEGRLVSGRVARAGRAVPGLVRELDRTGIALDAIEVHRPTLDDVFLTLTGRSLRDAAETGPQTGPDPGPDPGPGGPPAASGPHATTDLQGAER, via the coding sequence ATGATCGTCGCCCGAGGACTCGTCCAGACCTTCACCACGAAGCGGGGCCGCACCAGGGCCGAGGTCCGCGCCGTCGACGGCGTCGACCTCGACGTCCGGGAGGGCGAGGTCGTCGGCTTCCTCGGGCCCAACGGCGCCGGCAAGACCACGACGCTGCGGATGCTGACCACGTTGCTGCGCCCCACGGCCGGCACCGCCCGCGTCGCCGGGTTCGACGTCGCCACCCAGTCGCAGGACGTGCGCCGCAGCATCGGCTACGTCTCCCAGGCCGGCGGCACCTACTCGATGGCCCGCGCCGGCGACGAGGTCGTCGACCACGGCATGCTCTACGGCCTCTCCCGGACCGAGGCCACCAGCCGCGGCCGGGCGCTGTTCGAGCAGCTCGACCTGCCGGGGCTGTGGCAGCGCACGCCCAAGCAGATGTCGGGCGGGCAGAAGCGGCGGCTCGACATCGTCATGGGCCTGGTCCACGACCCGGCGCTGATCTTCCTCGACGAGCCGACCACCGGCCTGGACCCCCAGGCGCGGGCCAACCTGTGGGACCACATCTCGCGGCTGCGCTCCGAGCGGGGCGCGACGGTCTTCCTCACCACGCACTACCTCGACGAGGCCGACGCGCTCGCCGACCGGATCATGATCATCGACCGCGGTCGGATCGTGGCCAGCGACACCGCGGAGAACCTCAAGGCGGCGGTGTCGGGGGACCTGGTCACCCTGGAGGTCGCGGACCCCGAGCGGCTCGCCGACGCCGCCACCGCCCTGGCGACCATCGCCGGCTCGGTCGAGGTGGAGGGCCGGCTGGTCTCGGGCCGGGTGGCGCGCGCCGGCCGCGCGGTGCCCGGCCTGGTGCGCGAGCTCGACCGCACCGGCATCGCGCTGGACGCCATCGAGGTGCACCGCCCGACCCTCGACGACGTCTTCCTCACCCTGACCGGCCGCAGCCTGCGCGACGCCGCGGAGACCGGCCCCCAGACCGGCCCCGACCCCGGCCCCGACCCCGGCCCCGGCGGGCCGCCGGCCGCGTCCGGTCCGCACGCCACCACCGACCTCCAGGGAGCCGAGCGATGA
- a CDS encoding TetR family transcriptional regulator: MRPLAAPVSHRERLLEAAAAFTAEQGWGALTMAKLADLVGVSRQTVYNEIGGKPQLAEAMIMRELEMFLGRVEAAFSDNPTDLVRAIEAAALNVLELAGTDPLLHMVVRSSQGAESDLLPLLTTHSEALLEAAGQVVGEHVRRYDVPLDEDRMAVMIDMVIRLVLSHVMQPRGEPRETAETVAWIAARVLASDAHR, from the coding sequence ATGCGTCCGCTCGCCGCCCCGGTCTCCCACCGCGAACGGCTGCTCGAAGCGGCGGCGGCCTTCACCGCCGAGCAGGGCTGGGGCGCCCTGACGATGGCCAAGCTGGCCGACCTCGTCGGTGTCAGCCGCCAGACGGTCTACAACGAGATCGGCGGCAAGCCGCAGCTCGCCGAGGCCATGATCATGCGCGAGCTGGAGATGTTCCTCGGGCGGGTGGAGGCGGCGTTCTCCGACAACCCGACCGACCTGGTGCGCGCGATCGAGGCGGCCGCGCTCAACGTCCTCGAGCTGGCCGGCACCGACCCGCTGCTGCACATGGTGGTGCGCAGCAGCCAGGGCGCCGAGTCCGACCTGCTGCCGCTGCTGACCACGCACTCCGAGGCGCTCCTGGAGGCGGCCGGCCAGGTCGTCGGGGAGCACGTGCGCCGCTACGACGTCCCGCTCGACGAGGACCGGATGGCGGTGATGATCGACATGGTGATCCGGCTGGTGCTGAGCCACGTGATGCAGCCGCGGGGCGAGCCGCGCGAGACCGCGGAGACCGTGGCCTGGATCGCCGCGCGCGTGCTGGCCTCCGACGCCCACCGATGA
- a CDS encoding fatty acid desaturase → MADSVVNSTVPDGSTLAWTDKKRYLWLIGLVVPSLAVVAFGMHQLTGWGVWLWVGPIVILAVVPAIDLVAGLDRSNPPDDVIEQLEGDRYYRWITYAYLPIQYAGFVLAFVWIAKPEWLGVAPLGLVDQLGVAISIGCIGGIGINTAHELGHKKESHERWLSKIALAQSFYGHFYIEHNRGHHVRVATPEDPASSRFGESFYAFWPRTVVGSLRSAWRLEKRRYARKDLHPFRLGNDVLNAWVMSAVLWGAMVAVLGWQVLPLLVVQAVVGFSLLEVVNYMEHYGMLRQKVGVGHRERYERVDPSHSWNSNNIATNVLLYHLQRHSDHHANPTRRYQTLRDFEESPVLPTGYAGMIVLAVVPPLWRRVMDPRVLAHFGGDITRANLQPRKRERILALYAADTRAAREQAARDAADAAALAAVDEVLAAQCPGCGYTYEVERGDEHEGFAAGTAWSDVPDTWCCPDCAVREKVDFVPVDPARLTGRATGSP, encoded by the coding sequence ATGGCTGACAGCGTGGTCAACTCGACGGTCCCGGACGGCTCGACGCTGGCGTGGACGGACAAGAAGCGCTACCTGTGGCTGATCGGGCTGGTGGTGCCGTCGCTGGCGGTCGTGGCGTTCGGGATGCACCAGCTGACCGGCTGGGGGGTGTGGCTGTGGGTGGGGCCGATCGTGATCCTGGCGGTGGTGCCGGCGATCGACCTGGTGGCCGGGCTCGACCGCTCCAACCCGCCCGACGACGTCATCGAGCAGCTCGAGGGCGACCGCTACTACCGGTGGATCACCTACGCCTACCTGCCCATCCAGTACGCCGGCTTCGTGCTGGCCTTCGTGTGGATCGCCAAGCCCGAGTGGCTCGGCGTGGCGCCGCTCGGGCTGGTCGACCAGCTCGGGGTCGCGATCTCCATCGGGTGCATCGGCGGGATCGGGATCAACACCGCCCACGAGCTCGGCCACAAGAAGGAGAGCCACGAGCGCTGGCTGTCCAAGATCGCGCTGGCCCAGAGCTTCTACGGCCACTTCTACATCGAGCACAACCGCGGCCACCACGTCCGCGTCGCGACGCCGGAGGACCCCGCGAGCAGCCGCTTCGGCGAGAGCTTCTACGCCTTCTGGCCGCGCACGGTCGTCGGGTCGCTCAGGAGCGCCTGGCGCCTGGAGAAGCGGCGCTACGCCCGCAAGGACCTGCACCCCTTCCGCCTGGGCAACGACGTGCTCAACGCGTGGGTGATGTCGGCCGTGCTGTGGGGCGCCATGGTGGCCGTGCTGGGCTGGCAGGTGCTGCCGCTGCTCGTCGTCCAGGCGGTCGTCGGCTTCTCGCTGCTCGAGGTCGTCAACTACATGGAGCACTACGGCATGCTGCGCCAGAAGGTCGGCGTCGGCCACCGCGAGCGCTACGAGCGCGTCGACCCCAGCCACAGCTGGAACTCCAACAACATCGCCACCAACGTGCTGCTCTACCACCTGCAGCGCCACAGCGACCACCACGCCAACCCCACCCGGCGCTACCAGACGCTGCGCGACTTCGAGGAGTCCCCGGTGCTGCCGACCGGGTACGCCGGCATGATCGTGCTCGCCGTCGTCCCCCCGCTCTGGCGCCGCGTGATGGACCCCCGGGTGCTCGCGCACTTCGGCGGTGACATCACCCGCGCCAACCTGCAGCCCCGCAAGCGCGAGCGGATCCTGGCGCTATACGCCGCCGACACCCGGGCCGCGCGGGAGCAGGCCGCCCGGGACGCCGCCGACGCCGCCGCGCTGGCCGCGGTCGACGAGGTGCTGGCGGCCCAGTGCCCCGGCTGCGGCTACACCTACGAGGTCGAGCGCGGCGACGAGCACGAGGGCTTCGCGGCCGGCACCGCCTGGTCCGACGTGCCCGACACCTGGTGCTGCCCCGACTGCGCGGTCCGCGAGAAGGTCGACTTCGTGCCGGTCGACCCCGCCCGGCTGACGGGGCGCGCCACCGGCTCCCCGTGA
- a CDS encoding type IV toxin-antitoxin system AbiEi family antitoxin domain-containing protein, giving the protein MDDLLALLLGRHCCFLRRDALAAGLGDKALRRLVRGGLLHRIRHGAYTLREHWDGLSETERHLLVARCVLRTAGTEVALSHTSAAVAHGAPVWGLSLDDVHLVRLDHRSGRREAGVRQHRSPVEEHDVVALDGMRVTSPARTCLDITTISGVEVALGVVDHLLNTEKVTKRLLLQRCAELVRCPGSLTTELTFRLADPGAESLGETRLRFRCWRAGLPRPVSQFEITEDGRTVYRLDLAWPQHRVWVEFDGREKYLKFRRPGESIIDAVLREKRREEDIARRTGWRCLRVTWADLARPDQLVARIAAVLAGGPVHA; this is encoded by the coding sequence ATGGACGACCTCCTCGCGCTCCTGCTCGGCCGCCACTGCTGCTTCCTCCGTCGGGACGCGCTGGCCGCCGGCCTCGGTGACAAGGCGCTCAGGCGCCTGGTCCGTGGCGGACTGCTGCACCGCATCCGCCACGGGGCCTACACGCTGCGCGAGCACTGGGACGGCCTGAGCGAGACCGAGCGCCACCTGCTCGTCGCGCGGTGCGTCCTCCGCACCGCGGGGACCGAGGTCGCGCTGTCCCACACCAGCGCCGCGGTGGCGCACGGCGCGCCCGTCTGGGGGCTGTCGCTCGACGACGTGCACCTGGTGCGCCTGGATCACCGGAGCGGGCGCCGGGAGGCCGGCGTACGCCAGCACCGTTCGCCGGTCGAGGAGCACGACGTCGTGGCGCTCGACGGGATGAGGGTGACCTCGCCCGCGCGCACCTGCCTCGACATCACGACCATCAGCGGGGTCGAGGTCGCGCTGGGCGTGGTCGACCACTTGCTGAACACCGAGAAGGTGACCAAGCGCCTCCTGCTGCAGCGGTGCGCCGAGCTCGTGCGGTGCCCCGGGTCGTTGACCACGGAGCTGACCTTCCGTCTGGCCGACCCGGGTGCCGAGTCCCTGGGCGAGACCCGTCTCAGGTTCCGGTGCTGGCGGGCGGGGCTGCCCCGGCCGGTGTCCCAGTTCGAGATCACCGAGGACGGGCGCACCGTCTACCGGCTCGACCTGGCCTGGCCGCAGCACCGGGTGTGGGTGGAGTTCGACGGCCGCGAGAAGTACCTGAAGTTCCGCAGGCCGGGGGAGTCGATCATCGACGCCGTGCTCCGCGAGAAGCGGCGCGAGGAGGACATCGCCCGGCGTACCGGATGGCGCTGCCTGCGCGTCACCTGGGCCGACCTCGCCCGACCCGACCAGCTCGTGGCCCGCATCGCGGCCGTGCTGGCGGGCGGCCCCGTCCACGCCTGA
- a CDS encoding alpha/beta hydrolase, which yields MRTATVGAWGPDVLGEGYEQLTFSLGPDPDGEADVEAVLVRRTVREGEQVTGSVLYVHGFTDYFFQTELADFFAERGLAFYALDLRKCGRASREGQTPHYVSDLALCDAELDLAVEQLAAAHPDLPVVAVAHSTGGLMVPLWLDRRRRARGGAPSPVTALVLNSPWFDLQGKPVQRGPVTQALRVVGKVQPFRSLPMPVGHYGTSLHVSGTGEWDFDLSWKPLEGFPVTLGWLNAVRRGHARLHRGLDVGVPSLVLRSDKTHYSSEYTDASDRADTVLDVRQIARWSGCLGGETTIVPITDARHDVFLSLPHARHAAYDRLAGWLDAHGLGGGAGG from the coding sequence GTGAGGACCGCCACGGTGGGGGCCTGGGGCCCCGACGTCCTCGGCGAGGGCTACGAGCAGCTGACCTTCTCGCTCGGGCCCGACCCCGACGGGGAGGCCGACGTCGAGGCGGTGCTGGTGCGCCGCACGGTCCGCGAGGGCGAGCAGGTCACCGGGTCGGTCCTCTACGTCCACGGGTTCACCGACTACTTCTTCCAGACCGAGCTCGCCGACTTCTTCGCCGAGCGTGGCCTGGCCTTCTACGCCCTCGACCTGCGCAAGTGCGGGCGGGCCTCGCGCGAGGGCCAGACCCCGCACTACGTCTCCGACCTCGCCCTGTGCGACGCCGAGCTCGACCTCGCCGTCGAGCAGCTCGCCGCGGCCCACCCCGACCTGCCGGTCGTCGCGGTGGCCCACTCGACCGGCGGCCTGATGGTCCCGCTCTGGCTCGACCGCCGTCGTCGCGCCCGGGGCGGCGCCCCGTCGCCGGTCACGGCGCTGGTGCTCAACAGCCCGTGGTTCGACCTCCAGGGCAAGCCCGTCCAGCGCGGCCCGGTGACCCAGGCGCTGCGCGTGGTCGGCAAGGTCCAGCCGTTCCGCTCGCTGCCCATGCCGGTCGGTCACTACGGCACCTCGCTGCACGTCAGCGGCACCGGCGAGTGGGACTTCGACCTGTCCTGGAAGCCGCTCGAGGGCTTCCCGGTGACCCTCGGCTGGCTCAACGCCGTCCGCCGCGGCCACGCCCGCCTCCACCGCGGCCTCGACGTCGGCGTCCCCTCGCTCGTGCTCCGGTCGGACAAGACCCACTACTCCTCGGAGTACACCGACGCCAGCGACCGGGCCGACACCGTGCTCGACGTGCGCCAGATCGCCCGGTGGTCCGGCTGCCTCGGCGGCGAGACCACGATCGTCCCGATCACCGACGCCCGGCACGACGTCTTCCTGTCCCTGCCCCACGCCCGCCACGCGGCGTACGACCGGCTCGCGGGGTGGCTCGACGCCCACGGGCTCGGGGGTGGCGCGGGGGGCTGA
- a CDS encoding flavin-containing monooxygenase translates to MTSSSLPGAAAGAGSRALPDHVDVVVIGAGLSGIGAGYRLQTECPERDYLILEGRESMGGTWDLFRYPGVRSDSDIFTFGFTFRPWEGDQALADGPGILQYIKDTAAEFGIDEHVRYSTRVVHASFSTATGRWTLVVETASGRQELTCDFVIGSHGYYSYDAPYDAQLTGIADFAGQVVHPQFWPEDLDVTGKKVVVVGSGATAVTIVPSITGEAAHVTMLQRTPTYIAALPRHDKIAGLAQRWLPEMAAYRVIRAKNIAYQAGTYAFFRRFPDVGKKILSSGVGRYLGAEAAADNFSPPYDPWDQRLCVVPDGDLFKAIKRGDAEVVTDTIDSVVPEGVRLSSGRVLEADVLVTATGLSLDVAGGMEIEVDGAPVDLGSEFMWRGAMVTGVPNYVRVIGYTNASWTLRADITGVLATRVLNLMRERDAAYAVPEPEGELQPRPLLDLASGYIKRSADQLPQQGHRRPWLITQSYPIDRRQTLHGDLTQELRVVPRSELAGARDDAAESVA, encoded by the coding sequence ATGACCTCCTCGTCCCTTCCCGGCGCTGCCGCCGGAGCCGGCTCGCGGGCCCTGCCCGACCACGTCGACGTCGTCGTGATCGGTGCAGGGCTCTCGGGCATCGGTGCCGGCTACCGGCTCCAGACCGAGTGCCCCGAGCGCGACTACCTGATCCTCGAGGGCCGCGAGTCGATGGGCGGCACCTGGGACCTGTTCCGATACCCCGGCGTGCGCTCGGACTCCGACATCTTCACCTTCGGGTTCACCTTCCGCCCCTGGGAGGGCGACCAGGCGCTGGCCGACGGCCCCGGGATCCTGCAGTACATCAAGGACACCGCCGCCGAGTTCGGCATCGACGAGCACGTCCGCTACTCGACCCGCGTGGTCCACGCGTCGTTCTCGACCGCCACCGGCCGCTGGACGCTCGTGGTGGAGACCGCCTCGGGCCGCCAGGAGCTGACCTGCGACTTCGTGATCGGCTCGCACGGCTACTACAGCTACGACGCGCCGTACGACGCGCAGCTGACCGGCATCGCCGACTTCGCCGGCCAGGTCGTCCACCCGCAGTTCTGGCCCGAGGACCTCGACGTCACCGGCAAGAAGGTCGTGGTCGTCGGGTCGGGCGCCACCGCCGTGACGATCGTGCCCTCGATCACCGGCGAGGCGGCCCACGTGACGATGCTGCAGCGCACGCCGACCTACATCGCCGCGCTGCCGCGCCACGACAAGATCGCCGGGCTGGCGCAGCGGTGGCTGCCCGAGATGGCGGCGTACCGCGTGATCCGGGCCAAGAACATCGCCTACCAGGCCGGCACCTACGCCTTCTTCCGGCGCTTCCCCGACGTGGGCAAGAAGATCCTCTCCAGCGGGGTGGGCCGCTACCTCGGCGCCGAGGCTGCCGCCGACAACTTCTCCCCGCCGTACGACCCCTGGGACCAGCGGCTGTGCGTGGTGCCCGACGGCGACCTGTTCAAGGCCATCAAGCGCGGTGACGCCGAGGTGGTCACCGACACCATCGACTCCGTCGTGCCCGAGGGCGTGCGGCTCTCCTCGGGCCGCGTGCTCGAGGCCGACGTGCTGGTCACCGCGACCGGCCTGAGCCTCGACGTCGCCGGCGGCATGGAGATCGAGGTCGACGGTGCGCCGGTGGACCTCGGCTCGGAGTTCATGTGGCGCGGCGCGATGGTGACCGGCGTGCCCAACTACGTCCGGGTGATCGGCTACACCAACGCGTCGTGGACGCTGCGCGCCGACATCACCGGCGTGCTCGCGACCCGGGTGCTCAACCTGATGCGCGAGCGCGACGCGGCGTACGCCGTCCCGGAGCCCGAGGGCGAGCTGCAGCCGCGGCCGCTGCTCGACCTCGCCTCGGGCTACATCAAGCGCTCGGCCGACCAGCTGCCGCAGCAGGGGCACCGCCGGCCGTGGCTGATCACGCAGAGCTACCCGATCGACCGGCGCCAGACCCTGCACGGCGACCTGACCCAGGAGCTGCGGGTCGTCCCGCGCTCCGAGCTGGCCGGTGCCCGCGACGACGCGGCGGAGTCGGTGGCGTGA
- a CDS encoding ExeM/NucH family extracellular endonuclease has product MHPALRPARHRALVPGLTALAVGLVPLALVASPSAAAPAGDRVVVSEVYAGGGSAASTLARDYVELFNPTSAPVSLDGTSVQYRSAAGAGNPSGVTPLTGSVPAGGYYLVALSGSGSGTGAGALPTPDASGSTALGATGGTVFLARQTTALDAPATGSVTGDPRILDLVGYGSSGTFEKAASATSTTSTSVARAAGGTDTDDNASDLVAGAPTPKAAPAGAGTTPPPAAVDATIAEVQGTGAASPLAGRRVRTTGVVTAAYPTGGFNGFFLQTAGTGGSAEGRTGSDAVFVYGSAATRAVTVGQHVQVTGTVSEYQGMTQLTPASAAEVVALSAPASVRPTTTTWPRTDAERERLEGMLLSPRGRFTVADNYALNQYAEIGLASGTTPLFQPTEVADPSDAAAIAAVRADNAARSVTLDDGSSTNFFTAKDTPLPYLTQDRVIRVGAPVAFDAPVVLDYRFSQWRFQPTDQLTADEPLPVTFADTRTARPAAVGGRLKLASFNVLNYFPTTGEDFEAAGGSCTYYTDRAGNPDTVDSCEGPSGDGPRGAAQADDLARQQAKVVDALTRLDADVVSVEELENSARLGQDRDAAIATLVGALNARAGSRTWDYVRSPASADSAAAQADEDVIRTGFVYQRAQVRPVGASVIDDVAVFDNARDPLAQVFEPRRSGGKNSRFVLVVNHFKSKGSGAAGDGDTGQGASNKARVAQARELVDFAARQARTVRSGRVFLAGDFNAYTREDPMQVLRDAGYTDLGSDRAPEEHTYLFDGLVGSLDHVLANPAALRTVRGAHVWNISSVEPVALEYSRFNYNATDFFVPDAYRSSDHDPLLVGIDPRPGRRSTGR; this is encoded by the coding sequence ATGCACCCTGCCCTTCGTCCTGCCCGTCACCGGGCCCTGGTCCCGGGCCTCACCGCGCTCGCGGTCGGTCTGGTCCCCCTCGCGCTGGTCGCGTCCCCGTCGGCCGCGGCGCCCGCGGGCGACCGGGTGGTGGTCTCCGAGGTGTACGCCGGCGGCGGCTCGGCCGCCTCCACGCTCGCCCGCGACTACGTCGAGCTGTTCAACCCGACCTCGGCGCCGGTCTCCCTCGACGGGACCTCGGTGCAGTACCGCTCGGCCGCCGGCGCCGGCAACCCGTCCGGCGTCACCCCGCTGACCGGCTCGGTGCCGGCCGGGGGCTACTACCTGGTCGCGCTCAGCGGATCCGGCAGCGGCACCGGCGCCGGCGCGCTCCCCACCCCCGACGCCAGCGGCAGCACGGCGCTCGGCGCGACGGGCGGCACCGTCTTCCTGGCGCGCCAGACGACCGCGCTCGACGCGCCGGCCACCGGCTCGGTGACCGGCGACCCCCGGATCCTCGACCTGGTCGGCTACGGCTCCTCGGGCACCTTCGAGAAGGCCGCCTCGGCCACCTCGACGACCTCGACCTCGGTGGCGCGCGCGGCCGGCGGCACCGACACCGACGACAACGCGAGCGACCTCGTGGCCGGAGCCCCGACGCCGAAGGCGGCCCCCGCCGGCGCGGGGACCACGCCCCCGCCGGCCGCCGTGGACGCCACCATCGCCGAGGTCCAGGGCACGGGTGCCGCCAGCCCGCTCGCCGGCAGGCGGGTGCGGACCACCGGCGTCGTCACCGCGGCGTACCCCACCGGCGGGTTCAACGGCTTCTTCCTCCAGACCGCGGGCACGGGCGGGTCGGCCGAGGGCCGGACCGGCTCCGACGCGGTCTTCGTCTACGGCTCGGCCGCCACGAGGGCCGTCACGGTCGGCCAGCACGTGCAGGTGACCGGCACCGTCAGCGAGTACCAGGGCATGACGCAGCTGACGCCGGCCTCGGCCGCCGAGGTCGTCGCCCTGTCCGCCCCGGCCTCGGTGCGGCCCACGACGACGACCTGGCCGCGCACCGACGCCGAGCGGGAGCGGCTCGAGGGCATGCTGCTCAGCCCGCGGGGCAGGTTCACCGTCGCCGACAACTACGCGCTCAACCAGTACGCCGAGATCGGCCTGGCCTCCGGGACCACGCCCCTGTTCCAGCCGACCGAGGTGGCCGACCCCTCCGACGCCGCGGCCATCGCGGCCGTCCGGGCCGACAACGCCGCCCGGTCCGTCACGCTGGACGACGGCTCGAGCACGAACTTCTTCACCGCCAAGGACACCCCGCTGCCGTACCTGACCCAGGACCGCGTGATCCGCGTCGGCGCCCCGGTCGCGTTCGACGCGCCGGTGGTCCTGGACTACCGGTTCTCGCAGTGGCGCTTCCAGCCCACCGACCAGCTCACCGCCGACGAGCCGCTCCCCGTCACCTTCGCCGACACCCGCACGGCGCGGCCGGCGGCCGTGGGCGGGCGCCTGAAGCTCGCGTCGTTCAACGTCCTCAACTACTTCCCCACCACGGGGGAGGACTTCGAGGCCGCGGGTGGCAGCTGCACCTACTACACGGACCGCGCGGGCAACCCCGACACCGTGGACAGCTGCGAGGGACCCTCCGGCGACGGTCCGCGCGGCGCTGCCCAGGCCGACGACCTGGCCCGCCAGCAGGCCAAGGTCGTCGACGCCCTGACCCGCCTCGACGCCGACGTGGTCTCGGTCGAGGAGCTCGAGAACTCCGCCCGGCTCGGTCAGGACCGCGACGCCGCCATCGCCACCCTGGTGGGGGCGCTCAACGCCCGTGCCGGGTCGCGCACCTGGGACTACGTGCGCTCGCCCGCCTCGGCCGACAGCGCCGCGGCCCAGGCCGACGAGGACGTGATCCGCACCGGGTTCGTCTACCAGCGGGCGCAGGTGCGCCCCGTCGGCGCCTCGGTCATCGACGACGTCGCGGTCTTCGACAACGCTCGCGACCCGCTCGCCCAGGTCTTCGAGCCCCGCCGCAGCGGGGGGAAGAACAGCCGCTTCGTGCTCGTGGTCAACCACTTCAAGTCCAAGGGCTCGGGCGCCGCCGGCGACGGCGACACCGGCCAGGGCGCCTCCAACAAGGCGCGCGTGGCCCAGGCGCGGGAGCTCGTCGACTTCGCGGCCCGCCAGGCCCGCACCGTCCGCTCGGGCCGGGTCTTCCTCGCCGGCGACTTCAACGCCTACACCCGCGAGGACCCGATGCAGGTCCTCCGCGACGCCGGCTACACCGACCTCGGGTCGGACCGGGCGCCCGAGGAGCACACCTACCTGTTCGACGGCCTCGTCGGCTCGCTCGACCACGTCCTCGCCAACCCGGCTGCGCTGCGCACGGTCCGGGGCGCGCACGTGTGGAACATCAGCTCGGTCGAGCCGGTGGCGCTGGAGTACAGCCGGTTCAACTACAACGCGACCGACTTCTTCGTCCCCGACGCCTACCGCTCCTCCGACCACGACCCGCTCCTGGTGGGGATCGACCCCCGACCCGGACGCCGATCTACCGGCCGGTAG
- the ppgK gene encoding polyphosphate--glucose phosphotransferase — MADPIGIDFGGSGIKAAPVDLATGEFSAERERIKTPEKSTPEAVAEVMAELLERFDDTTSSVGVTIPGVVRKNGVVASAANIDKGWIGTDADDLLSSKLGREVHAINDADAAGLAEARYGVAHGRPGLVIVTTLGTGIGSALLYDGVLIPNSELGHLEVDGHDAEKRAADSARKGEDLSWEKWAGRLTTYYRAVEKLFSPDLIVVGGGVSKHAAEFMHLIDIETEIISATLRNTAGIVGAAALAADL, encoded by the coding sequence ATGGCAGACCCGATCGGCATCGACTTCGGCGGCAGCGGCATCAAGGCCGCACCCGTCGACCTGGCCACCGGCGAGTTCTCCGCGGAGCGCGAGCGCATCAAGACCCCGGAGAAGTCCACCCCCGAGGCCGTGGCGGAGGTGATGGCCGAGCTGCTCGAGCGCTTCGACGACACCACCTCCTCGGTGGGGGTCACGATCCCCGGCGTGGTCCGCAAGAACGGTGTGGTCGCCTCGGCCGCCAACATCGACAAGGGCTGGATCGGCACCGACGCCGACGACCTGCTCAGCAGCAAGCTGGGGCGCGAGGTCCACGCCATCAACGACGCCGACGCCGCCGGGCTGGCCGAGGCGCGCTACGGCGTCGCCCACGGGCGCCCCGGCCTGGTCATCGTCACCACCCTCGGCACCGGCATCGGCTCGGCCCTCCTCTACGACGGCGTGCTGATCCCCAACTCCGAGCTCGGCCACCTCGAGGTCGACGGCCACGACGCCGAGAAGCGGGCCGCCGACTCCGCCCGCAAGGGTGAGGACCTGTCGTGGGAGAAGTGGGCCGGCCGGCTGACGACCTACTACCGCGCGGTCGAGAAGCTGTTCTCCCCCGACCTGATCGTGGTCGGCGGCGGGGTCAGCAAGCACGCCGCGGAGTTCATGCACCTGATCGACATCGAGACCGAGATCATCTCGGCCACGCTGCGCAACACCGCCGGCATCGTGGGCGCCGCCGCACTGGCGGCAGACCTGTGA